The Ectothiorhodospiraceae bacterium BW-2 nucleotide sequence TCGTGCAACAGGGCAGAGCGGTGAGCGACGGCGATAAGGGGCGGTGTGCGCCACTCATGGCCGCTAGCCTGCTGTTGTGGCAGGTTATCGGCGAGCGCTTGACCCATGTCGTGCAGGAGTAGATCGCTATAGAGGGTGACGGCTCTGCCGTGGCGATCTGGGAGTTGGGGGGTATGGCAGTGGTGGCAGCCGCTTTGCGCAAAGAGCTGCTCCCCTTGGGTGACTATCTCAGATGTGGCAGGCTGAGTTGTCGTTCGAGGTGGAGTGAGACGCTGTAGGTAGTCGGCGATGGCGTTAACCATCAGCGGCTGGACTTCGACCCCCTCATACTGCAAAGAGTTACCGTCAGGGGCGGCACGGCAGGCGCTCTGCGCTGCGGTGCAGTCAGCGAATCCTTTGGGATAGCGGCGGGTTGAGAGCCCCATATCGTCCCGTAGCGCTCGTTCGATTTGAGCCTCTAGCGTAGGTTCGGTCGCCCGCCAACCGAACCGCCCTAGCTCCCCTCCTAGCTGCTGTAACCGACCGGAGATACCATCGCCGTTCTGATCTGTCGCATCAGCCTGCGCCGCTACGGCGCTAGGATCGATGCGGGCTATCGCACCTATTGTCCATAAAGGCGGAGCGATACGGACAGAGTAGCGTTGTGGGGCAGCTAGAGGGCCATAGCCGAGACTCTCAAGCTGGTAGTGGGGCTGTTGCAGTGAGAGGGTCGTTCCATCCGCTAGCGTGACCGGGTTGGGTTGGAACTCTCTTTTCAGTTGCCCTTCGGCGAGATGAGTGGCAATCGCTTGGGTCTGTAGCTGGGCACCATAGATGGGATCGGTGTCGAGTTGGACGACTAAACCGTTGGCAAGATCGCCCCCAGCGGGGTGGCACTGACTACAGGCGCGGCTATTGTAGAGGGGGCCTAAGCCGTCGGCTGCCTGAGTCGATGCGGGAGCTGAGACCCAAATTCGTTCAAATAGTGCCTCCCCTAGGGCGTAGGCGAGCGGGTCGCTATCGGCCTGAAGGGTGTGAGGCACCATAGCGATAGTCGCTATAAATAGTCGCTGTGGCGTTGAGTGTTTAATTGCTGCTCTCATCGCGCGTGACTCGTCTAGGTTGCATCTGATATCCAACGCTGGAAAATTCGCTCTCTATCGATTCGGTAGTCAATACCCCCTCTACCTCGACCCAGTCGAACAGGTTGAGTTTTTGAGCTCGGTCAGGGGGGAGGGTGAGATAGAGCTGCTGGTTAGCCGGTGGCGGCGGGACATGGATGCAGGCCCCGATAAAGGGGACCAGTAAGAAGCTCTCTACCTTGCCGCTGCTATGGCTCTCTAACGGGACAACATAGCCGCTTAGGGTGATATATTGGCCATCAAGGGTCGTATTGACAGGAGGGTTAGGATCTTGTAGTAGCTCTCTAAAGGCGATGATGCGCGGGTCGTCCTCACCGATCTCCCCCTCCTGATAGAGGCGTACCAGTTCGGGATCGGGACGCCAGCTATCGGGCAGTAGATCGTCCCACACCAAAGGTCGCGGGGTCGCTGCACTGAGCCAAAGTGGCAGTGCCAGTAAAATAGGCGCACTTATATGCCAGAAAAATCGGTAGCGCACAAGCTAAGCTCCCTATGTCGGTTAGTTAGAGGCGGATTCTCATCCCATCGCTAAGTGAGTAGCGATAGGCTCGCCAAGCCGGTAGTAGCGAGGCGATAAGCGTAAAGAGTAGTAGTAGCAGCAAAATCGACCACTCATTCCCCC carries:
- a CDS encoding DUF3299 domain-containing protein encodes the protein MRYRFFWHISAPILLALPLWLSAATPRPLVWDDLLPDSWRPDPELVRLYQEGEIGEDDPRIIAFRELLQDPNPPVNTTLDGQYITLSGYVVPLESHSSGKVESFLLVPFIGACIHVPPPPANQQLYLTLPPDRAQKLNLFDWVEVEGVLTTESIESEFSSVGYQMQPRRVTRDESSN